The following nucleotide sequence is from Paracrocinitomix mangrovi.
ATCATGCTCTAGTTCTTCAAGCAATCTTCTTGTTGCATCAGAACTGTAGTTGTTTTCGTTTGAATCGTCATCCTCATCAAAATCATAATCAACTTCTCCACCCTTAGCTGGTCTAAGGATATTGGTTTTAGAAACATTTAATCTGATTTCTGCTTTCACTGATTGATCATCTTGAAGATATCCTTTAGCAAAAGGAGTTCCAACGATTTCAACTAGCGTACCTTTTTTAAGGAAATCAAGAATTCGCATATTAGCACCTTCCCTCTTCCAAATGGTACAATTCACCCAGGTGGTCTTTGTTCGCTGCTCACCCGTTCGCTTGTCGCGCCAGTTCTTATTATGAGCTACCGGAAAGTTTAAAGCGATAACGCCTTTGTCCATGGTTTTTACAACTGCGTCTTTTCCGATATTACCAATAAGCCTGGTTTCAAAAATGGTTGCCATAAGTAAGTATATTAGTTTGTAATGTTTTTCAATGTTAATAGCAATTTAAGTCATTTTTTCCAGTTATCAAATTAAAAGTGAGTGATTTATCTACGTTTTTTGCTAAACGTAGGTAATAAAGGCATCTTTGAACCCTTTATCCTGCACATCCTTCCTAACCGGTTTTGCATCTTTCTTGCTATTGTATTTTCCTACGTAATAGCGATACTTGTAGTTACTACTCGTCTCTATCATGACACGTTCTACCTCATAATCAATACACTTAAAACGAGCATCATCAGGTTCAATTGGCGATTTAGATGACATTATTTGTACCCTATAAAAAGCCTCATTCTTGCCCTCTTCCTTCACTACATTTTCCTGTAATTCTTTAACACTAAAATCAATTTTTGGATGCTGTGTTTTAACAAAAGATCTAGTAGCTCTAAAAATGGCAGATGCAATTATATCTTGTCCATAATCAGTAGCTAAATAGGCAGATTCAGTAGAATTAGTAATAAATCCACACTCTACAACAACTGTTGGAATCTTGGTAAACTTTAATACTTGCAACGAATGTCCCAAATCATCAGAAGTTTTAACTCCCCTACTGTGTCTTCCTGCTCTACTTTTAAATTGATCTTCTATCAACTGAGCCCATTTGTAAGATGTTTTAGCAGCATAGTTATGAATGATGGTTTCTGTGCCACTGATTTGATCTTTAGTACTTCCATTGATATGAATACTTAACATATAATCATACCCATTGTTAGCCATCTCAACTCTTTCATCCAAGGTAGGATAAGAATCATCTGTTCTTGTATAACCTACTTTAACATTGCCAATATTGTGGGTTAAATAAAACCCAACTTTCTCCGCAATTTTTAGTGTCAATACCTTTTCTTGCAATCCGTTTTTTACATGCGGTAAATGACCGGGATCTTTTCCGCCATGACCGGGATCAATCAAAATTGAAACTTGATCATCATTGGCCCTTACTAACAAAGCCGTAAAACACAATATGGTAAATATGTACTTCATACTGCTAAAATATTGGACTAAAAGGGGATTTTCCAGAGGGTGACCTACAATTTATTCCAACGTCTGTTGTTGAAAATTGAGTCAACTACCTCTTTAAATAAATAATAAGACAATAAAGGAAAGTTACACCTTAGCTTCTTCTCTATACACAGCTAAACCATAAAACAATCCAAAAATGGTAACGCCTGCTTGCGTCTCCAACATATCTTGAAAAAGCATTGAAATAGTGAGCGTCAACATTACAATCCAAAAGAAATAATCCTTGTTTTTTGCTTTTAACATAGGATAGAAAAGCATTCCAACAATCATCAACAAGCCAAATATTCCATGTGATATCCATAAGGTTAAATATTGATTGTGAGAGCGGTGACGATTTTCTTCAGCCAGCATTGATTCTGAACTGATATATTCTTGCTCAAAAGCTTCAGGTACATCTCCCATTCCAACACCAATAATAGGTTGATCCCTAACTATTCTCCAGGCAATTCTCAAGTGTTCTAAACGTTGTAAGAGCGAATGTCCATTTGGATCTCCTTGATATTGATAAACTTCAAATTGATAAATAAACTCATGTAGTTTCTTTTTCAAACTATTTGTCTGTGCAATAGATGTTTTTCCGTTCTCAATTTCATGTATTTCTTCTTCAGTCAACGTCCAAACACCAACTGAATCTTTTCTGAGATTCTTTGAAGTCATGTATCTCAAAATAGTACCAAACATTGGTTGTCCTTTGGCATCCTTTCCCATGTAAGGAATTGAAGATCTTTTGTTCCATTCACTTTCCAATTCTTCTTGCTGAACATAAATCCAAACATGATTCCCATTTTCTCTTTCCTGAACTGATAAGTCATGATGATATAATCTACCATTTACGGTATGGCCGTCTAAATCTTGATATGTCAATTGTGGAGCTGAAGTGTATGAACCTACTGCATTTGATAAGATCCAAACAAAACCTGCTAAAGAAGAAACGATTAGCCCATTTAAGGACCATTTTAATCCCTTGTGCTTTAATTTACTGATGAAGTACAATGCGCTAAACAATCCTAAAACAGCCATTAAAATATAAGCTGTTAAGGTTTGTGAGCGGATATTGTAAAAAATCAACCATGCTAAAATGATCGTCCACAACCACCACAATTTTGACCTTTTAACAATTAAATAAATCGCAATAAAAACCCCTAATGCTGTTAAAATACCAAAGCGAACATGAGATATAAAAAAAGACATTTCACGGACGTCCACTCCTTCAATTACAAAATGATACCTGTAAAAGTTGATAGCCGAAGTCAAGGTTAGTATTCCAAGAAACAGATAAAGTAAAAAGTATAAGACTTTCTTCTCTATTGGTTTGGATAATCCCAATGCAAACGGAATGGCAAAAAACGGCATTTTACGCGCCAAATCTTTTAAACCATACTGCACATCATCTGACCATAAAAGTGAAAGTAATCCCCACAGCAATATTCCCAAAAGCATCCAAACTGTAGGGGTAGTTTTAAATCGTTTCCAGTAATCTTTAAAGTCTGCCTCAATCAACCAATTGGCAACAATCCAAATAGCTCCAATACTCATCAATGTATTGTGCAGGCAAACCCCTAACGTCAAGATGACGAGCGCTGTAATTTTGAGGTAATAGTGGGCAGGTAAATTAAGCCACTTATCAAACATTTAGTTATTCTTGGATGTTGAGTATGGACTTATAACGTGAAGGATCGTTTAATATTTTAACGGCTTCTAATATGAAAGGATCCTCTCCCATATTTTGTTCTATTCTACCCTTTTGAAAATAGTATCTTCCAATAATCTCATCCTCTAAAATCTCAGTGATTTCAGACTTGAATTTTTGTAAATCTCTTTCTTTTGACGGCTTGAATTTCTCCATTAATGCATTGAATTCAGCCTCAGCATCTGTCAGATAATTTTCATCCTTAGCTGTTTCTTCTAATCTCTTCATCAAATCTCCTGAAGCTGTAGAATATTCAAATTCACGTTCCATTACATAAGTAACAAAAGCCTTGTACGTGTCATCAGATAAATTGTATTCTCCTGGCTTGGCAATTGATTCATTTTCTGCTCTGAACTTTGTAGCAAAATCAAATATGATGTTATTAATTACTAAGGTTTGCAACAATCTGCTGTATTCTCTATCCGGAACTTTTACATCTGGTTCAATTCCTCTTCCGTCCAATACTTCCCTTCCATTTCTGGTTTTAAACTTGTGTAATAATGAATCAGATACGGCACTGGCATCATCCCCTTCTTTACGGTTGGTGTAATCCAATTTTTGAATACATCTACCACTTGGAGTATAATACTTGGCGATAGTAACTTTGATTTTGGCATTGTATTTAAGATCCAAAGGTCTTTGTACCAATCCTTTTCCGTATGATGTTTGACCAACAACTACAGCACGGTCAAAATCTTGCAAAGCACCGGACACAATTTCAGATGCAGAAGCTGAATTTCCATCCACCAAAACCACAACCGGTATATTCAAATCCTCAGGTTTAAGAGGAGCAGCATAAGAAACATCATTTCTGTTATCTCTTCCTTTCATCCAAACAATAACTTCTCCTTTGTTTACAAACATGTTAACAATCTTCACTGCCTCAATTAATAAACCACCCGGATTACCTCTTAAATCAAGGATTAGCTTTTGCATGTTTTTGTCTTTTTTCAAACTTCCAAAAGCAGCTTTTACATCTTCTCCGGCAGTTTTAGTAAAAGAGGTAAGTTTGATATATCCCACATCTTCATTGACCATTCCATAATAAGGAACCGGACTCAACTTAACTTCTTCTCTGGTAAGTGTTTTAGTGATTGTTTCACCATTTCTATTGACTTTAATTTTTACTTCACTTCCGGGCTTACCTTTCAACTTTTCTGAAACTTCTGAAGAGCTAAGACCTTCTACATTTTTATCATCAATTTCAATGAATTCATCACCGGCATATAAACCAGCTTTCTGAGCAGGATAACCTTCGTGAGGATCTGTAATTACTACCTTATCATCTTGTTGTTGAATCAATGCTCCAATTCCCCCATATTGACCAGTGGTCATTAATTTGTAATCTTCAATTTTTGATTCAGGAATGTAATTGGTATAGGGGTCCAATTCAGCTAACATTGCATCAATTGCCGTCTTCATTAAGTGACCCGGATTGGTAACGTCAACATATTCCATGTCAACAGTTTTGTATACCAATTCAAACAGCTCAAGATTCTTATAAATCTCAAAATCTGTTGGGTTCTCCTTTTGCGACCAGCCTTGAAGCTGAATTAACATTAAAGGAAGAAGTAACCATTTACTCATTGTAATCTTCATAAATTCGATTGTAATTTCTTCAACAAATCAACTAATTTCTTTTCTAACCATTGATAGTTCTGATCCTGTTCTCCGGTATAAACTAAAAATAGTGCTAAACCTTTTTCTTTGCCTTCAAATTTTGATAAAAGGTCGGATTTATTGAGACGATAAGCTTCTCTAATCTGTCTTTTAATCCTGTTTCTCTTCACTGCTTTCTTTACTTTCCTTTTAGGAACGGCGATAGCAATTTTCACATTGGCACCGTCTTCAAAATCAGCAAGGAGATATTTTAAACGAAATGGAAAATGATTTATTTGCTTTCCAT
It contains:
- the rnpA gene encoding ribonuclease P protein component; its protein translation is MSTFPLSERLKSRKIIEDVYDNGKQINHFPFRLKYLLADFEDGANVKIAIAVPKRKVKKAVKRNRIKRQIREAYRLNKSDLLSKFEGKEKGLALFLVYTGEQDQNYQWLEKKLVDLLKKLQSNL
- a CDS encoding S41 family peptidase, which codes for MSKWLLLPLMLIQLQGWSQKENPTDFEIYKNLELFELVYKTVDMEYVDVTNPGHLMKTAIDAMLAELDPYTNYIPESKIEDYKLMTTGQYGGIGALIQQQDDKVVITDPHEGYPAQKAGLYAGDEFIEIDDKNVEGLSSSEVSEKLKGKPGSEVKIKVNRNGETITKTLTREEVKLSPVPYYGMVNEDVGYIKLTSFTKTAGEDVKAAFGSLKKDKNMQKLILDLRGNPGGLLIEAVKIVNMFVNKGEVIVWMKGRDNRNDVSYAAPLKPEDLNIPVVVLVDGNSASASEIVSGALQDFDRAVVVGQTSYGKGLVQRPLDLKYNAKIKVTIAKYYTPSGRCIQKLDYTNRKEGDDASAVSDSLLHKFKTRNGREVLDGRGIEPDVKVPDREYSRLLQTLVINNIIFDFATKFRAENESIAKPGEYNLSDDTYKAFVTYVMEREFEYSTASGDLMKRLEETAKDENYLTDAEAEFNALMEKFKPSKERDLQKFKSEITEILEDEIIGRYYFQKGRIEQNMGEDPFILEAVKILNDPSRYKSILNIQE
- a CDS encoding O-antigen ligase family protein; this translates as MSIGAIWIVANWLIEADFKDYWKRFKTTPTVWMLLGILLWGLLSLLWSDDVQYGLKDLARKMPFFAIPFALGLSKPIEKKVLYFLLYLFLGILTLTSAINFYRYHFVIEGVDVREMSFFISHVRFGILTALGVFIAIYLIVKRSKLWWLWTIILAWLIFYNIRSQTLTAYILMAVLGLFSALYFISKLKHKGLKWSLNGLIVSSLAGFVWILSNAVGSYTSAPQLTYQDLDGHTVNGRLYHHDLSVQERENGNHVWIYVQQEELESEWNKRSSIPYMGKDAKGQPMFGTILRYMTSKNLRKDSVGVWTLTEEEIHEIENGKTSIAQTNSLKKKLHEFIYQFEVYQYQGDPNGHSLLQRLEHLRIAWRIVRDQPIIGVGMGDVPEAFEQEYISSESMLAEENRHRSHNQYLTLWISHGIFGLLMIVGMLFYPMLKAKNKDYFFWIVMLTLTISMLFQDMLETQAGVTIFGLFYGLAVYREEAKV
- a CDS encoding single-stranded DNA-binding protein, translating into MATIFETRLIGNIGKDAVVKTMDKGVIALNFPVAHNKNWRDKRTGEQRTKTTWVNCTIWKREGANMRILDFLKKGTLVEIVGTPFAKGYLQDDQSVKAEIRLNVSKTNILRPAKGGEVDYDFDEDDDSNENNYSSDATRRLLEELEHDLF
- a CDS encoding N-acetylmuramoyl-L-alanine amidase; translation: MKYIFTILCFTALLVRANDDQVSILIDPGHGGKDPGHLPHVKNGLQEKVLTLKIAEKVGFYLTHNIGNVKVGYTRTDDSYPTLDERVEMANNGYDYMLSIHINGSTKDQISGTETIIHNYAAKTSYKWAQLIEDQFKSRAGRHSRGVKTSDDLGHSLQVLKFTKIPTVVVECGFITNSTESAYLATDYGQDIIASAIFRATRSFVKTQHPKIDFSVKELQENVVKEEGKNEAFYRVQIMSSKSPIEPDDARFKCIDYEVERVMIETSSNYKYRYYVGKYNSKKDAKPVRKDVQDKGFKDAFITYV